The Cicer arietinum cultivar CDC Frontier isolate Library 1 chromosome 1, Cicar.CDCFrontier_v2.0, whole genome shotgun sequence genome contains the following window.
caaaacataaagtccccATTGTCTATGacctgtcccaatcagcctcccggaatgtggatcttgcacacaacaagaagtggaagaaaacataaccgaataaccgatatcacatatttgactaagagaagcaagactcaaagtaagattaggaatataataaacatcagaaagagACATGTTAGGTGTGGAGGCAGAACCAacgcctgctagtggcataggagtgtCATCAacagtcataaccgacacagacaAGACATGTTTCACAGACacaagatttatcatcgtatgtcatatgatgatatgctcccgaatcaagaatccatatggaaggagatatatctgacataccagaggagttcaaacctttagaagaggtggcagacatggcatgtgattgagtggcaagaagttttttttgaagttgttctgcaatatcagatatttgcgAAGCAGTCTCAGttgagtatacagaaccagaactagagccaatggtagaaggagcagaagcaacaacattggacgatgaccccctaaaattcttcttatgtgttctccccaatttcggacaatgtgctttccaatgtgcttgaagagaatcatccttagcatcagccataacaaataatgacaggaaaatacgacaaatacaatcactgagacaaaataaattagggataatctgGTGCTGTGTGAGCCCGATTTCTCTCCTTACAGACGTCGTTTCGctgatccgaccgttgaagtcAAAGACCTGAATATTgagaacctgctgtccaaaaatcagcccgatccaatggttaacgaatgcgcaatcgatgtttttgtgagtctgatttaacaaaatcgggaatagagttactcttctcttttctcttttgatggttgtctttcctatcaaaataatctctctcttctttatagtatatcacaaaatcaaccaaagctctttgataccatgctaacaatgaaaagaggaagaagagaaacaaccactctaaggtttcataacataaaatgaattaaactaaagttaatagggttacaatgagtatatatataaaagaatagaattgtctaaaatacccttactactaatatataataatattatctaacagatataaaataattaacatgagAAATGGACCAAAacgttgacttttaaaatatgaagactaatttcgtgaattgataaaaatagaaggacgaaaactgcaattaaacctaaattttaatattcGGTATTTGGACTTTCCATTacaaatttaattcatatacacgGTTAatggaaataaattttatatttttaatcaatctaacTGATAaaccattaaaaatatttgatttttataataattatatttaaaagtataCTATGAATAGTTACAGTGTATtaacaatgtaatttttttaacctGTATGACAATTAAAATTTTCCTATCACCCAATTTTTAGTAACATTTACAAAATGTattctaaattataaatataccGCAAACAAATGTGGTTTCAGTTGGTTAGATATTGTCTCATCCACAAAGGTGTGAGTTGAATTTCTATGGCGTGAAGATTTTGTTAATGAATAATtcacaaataatttataaatatccTTGTCAGAAATCTGAAGGTCTTAACTTGCTCTATCCCCAATGAACTCCAAAATCCAATTTTTGTaaacttttttatacaaaaaaataataccaaAAGAGTTGAACGAGGAGACAACAAATTTTATTCtacttatttaattactaaaaagcAGAACAATCATAACTTTATCAAACACTTGGTCAAAGTCAATCATCACAAACAATATGCACGTATCAATATGCTCAAGGGGGAGTGCACCCAAATgatgatcaaatatttttatgcaGTTGTTCCCTAGTTTGGCCATATAAGAGACAATCAATTAAAGAAGAGTCCTACAAGATTTTGTAACgaacaaaatgaaagaaaaataatgtaACATGCTAGCATGTCATTTGTGTTCTAATAGGTGCGTCCCACGTTTGTGTCCaaattctaataatatattcacAATATCAAAGTCTTCTTTTATctctatatgtatataaatcACACACATTAAAGTCTTTCctcatatatattaattagaaagCCATATCAATTAGGGGGTGCCATAAATCAAAGACTTAAAATGTCTAATTCTTATCTCCAATTGCTACTTGTTTTGGTTATTTACATAATTTCAGCTATTTCAGCTCAACCACATGAAAACTATGATGATAGTGTGTTCACTCTACAAGTACCAACATTAGAGGAAACCAATTTGGATAATCTCTTATCCTTTGGTTACTACCATAAAAGTTGTCCTCAATTTGAATCCATCTTGCAAAACAAAGTCAAAGAATGGATTAAGAAGGATTACACTTTAGCAGCTAGTCTCTTAAGGTTGCACTTCCATGATTGCTCTGTTAGGGTGAGTACATAATTTCAAGTATTACTTACtatatgttacaaaataattgTTTGCAATCACACAATTTTTCATCTTGACCATTTTAGAGATTGGACGTTACACATTTGAGTGTGTTTTAGATCTATTTTGCATTGTCGAAATATGAGTCGTCTGATCAAGATTAGATGATTATGATAATGTGATTGCATAAACGTGAGGTTATTTTGACGGCAAGGAATCTGTATAGTTAAATAATATTGCTCGATTTTACATGAATTTAGATTCTCTTTAGTAATCAAACATCCTTCAATCAAACAATCAAAATTGTATGATTATGATATGACGGCTCATAAGATGTGCATATTAAGATTGTTTTTTTCatatgaattacaaaacctaaTATCTAGATCATCTAATCAAAATCTTGTGACTCGTAATATATTGACTGCCTGACTATAACATTTCTTCGCTGTAGAGAATCCAAATCCGTCTTTATTTTTAACTATGTACTCATTTGAAcattttcattttgtattttgaaaaggGATGTGATGGCTCCATTCTATTGAAACATGAAGGAAGTGAGAGAACAGCATTGCCAAGCAAGACATTGAGAGGTTATGAAGTGATTGATGATATAAAGGCAGAGATAGAGAGGCAATGTCCTAAGACAGTGTCTTGTGCTGACATTCTAACTACTGCTGCAAGGGATGCCACAGTTGAATTGGGTGGACCATATTGGCCAGTACCTTATGGAAGGAAAGATGGGAAAGTTTCTGTTGACAAGGAAGCTGAACTGGTTCCTATAGGTCATGAGAACATTACTTCATTGATTGAGTATTTTCAGTCCAAAGGCTTGACTGTTCTTGACTTAGTTGTTCTCTCAGGTAAACTCATTAAATCTAACTAAACATCTATTTATGTTCATtgcattaaaattttatgatttttgttttttttttctatagtttaggattaaaaaaatatactaggaattaaatattgttttaaattacacacatatatacacacacatatatatatatatatatatatatatatatatatatatatatatatatatatatatatatatatatttttttaaggaagTAGTGTTgtttaaaagaaagaaagaaagaaagaaagaaagaaagaaagaaagaaagaaagaaagaaagaaagaaagaaagaaagaaagaaagaaagaaagaaagaaagaaagaaagaaagaaagaaagaaagaaagaaagaaagaaagaaagaaagaaagaaagaaagaaagaaagaaagaaagaaagaaagaaagaaagaaagaaagaaagaaagaaagaaagaaagaaatttaAAAGACTAATAGAAACATTAAGAAACTGAAAAAagtgtatatattttgaaagaatgAATGAACTTTGAAAGCAAGTATGACGTGGAATGGAAAATCCGGAATGGTTGAGCATGGGACTTTGATTCGAGTACAGGTTGTTTGAACCAATTGATAAGTGTACTTGCAGATAATAGTACTATGCTTTCCATCTTTGTAACCTTCTGGCCCCACAACCACACCTCCTTCCTAACACACTTCATCCGATGGATACTTTTTCTTTCACTCCCGTCTCAGGGGCGTGTATGTAACCGTTCATTtacaagagaaaataataaaatatatcaaaattaatttagctattaaataatgtaattatatatatatatatatatatatatatatatatatataaaaatataaaacaaagcttacatgttgttttaaaaatcaaacTGATTTAGACGGCTTAATTAGTTGATTCTGAAATCAACTTATATTAAGGTTGAGTTATTTTCACGGAtcaataacaattttatttttatttgaactaTTTAAAATAGTTGGGTCAATATCAAGAGGTATCCTTAAATCGAtgtctaatttaaattttggaaattattttatgagattTAATTATCTCTTATGTGGATTTTAGATGCAAAGAATTAATTAAGAGATTTTACTCTTAAAATTTGTGAGGTGCTCCACTTAACCTATTCTCACATGAAAACCTCAAAAATCGAACTTCACCTATAACACTTTAACTTCTACATATTATAaactcatatataaataaatagatgaaatatttaCACATTATTATTCAACTTTCTTCAAATTGTTCCTCTCACTCTACTAATACatattataatttgaattaaGAGTTCCTCTTAAAATAACCTATGagtaaattttatcataaatcTTTATTAAGATTAGTGGTTCTCAACAACCCTAATAGAATTTACCTAAcataatctaaattttcattttttttctataggGGCACATACAATTGGAAGGACAACATGTGGGTCAATTCAATACAGGCTATACAACTACAGAGGAACAGGCAAACCAGACCCAACAATAGACCCAAAATACCTTAACTACTTGAAAAGGAAATGTAGATGGGCCTCAGAATATGTGTACCTTGATGCTATAACACCAAAAACCTTTGATAGAGAGTACTATCTAAACCTCAAAAAGAATATGGGCTTGTTATCAACAGATCAATTGTTATATTCTGATTCAAGGACTTCTCCATTTGTTTCAGCATTTACTACAACACCCTCTCTTTTTCAACACCAATTTGCTTTTTCAATGTCAAAGTTTGGTGTCATTGATGTTCTTACTGATCAAGATGAAGATGGAGAAATCAGGACCAACTGCAATTTTGTCAACGATTATTCTTACTagttatttgtttgttttaaatttcaacaatttttaatgAGTTTAATGGCCATGCACTATCAGTGTAAACGGTTTTACACTAACAGCCAATACAAGTCGttgattgaatatatattttaggaTGGAAGTTGTGATCAGATGACAAGATCATAAAATCAATGATTAATATTAGCTGTATTATGTAAAATTCATTTTCAGTATATGTACcattttctcatttttaatGTGTACTTTGATCTTGTTACTTGAATTTGTTTATGTCAATTGATTTGCActtttgtttatgtttatgttttttttttcttctaattgaAACATCAATCATTTCTTTCTAATCCttggtaatttttatttttgattttaactctttgatttccaaaaaaaaaaacgataacatgatttcttttttaataatgcatctttaaattaaatttattaacacttaattaacatttataaatttagaacgaTTTGAGCTTGCcactttttaaatatatggTTGTAAGAGTTAGTCATATTGTGATGACAAAAGGTTCTTTCTAATTGtattaaatgttttaaaaattggattGATAATTTCAACAAGTAAAAGTATTGATTCACTTTGTAACAAAAAAGAAGTATTGATTCactttgtaacaaaaaaaaaagtattgatTCACAATATATTTCACAGTAATTTGGACGAGGAGATAATGTTAACCACCATGGAAGaattgcatatatatatatatatatatatatatatatatatatatataattgaaattatatttggTTCAAACCAGGACCAAAAGTGTAATATTATCATATGCtaaatattacaaatatttttacacGATGTTTGACGACAATCACATAAAATTAACCAAACATAAAGTTGGCCAATTCAATTAAGTGTGGGGATATTTATCAATATAGTAAAGTAGTAAATTTGATCATTCAAATCAACTTAACTtgtagtgtgtgtgtgtgtatatatatatatatatattattgatatataattaaaaatttaattgttgtattatatatattagaatttgttgttaatttaggtattttatgtgtttgttaatgtattttaaatattaaattaaattatataatataatataattttattatttttaaaatgtttaaatatttaaatttaattatattttttttaaataaaaaagaaattcttcATATCCAACTAAGACAACTCAACTCGCTTATAATGAAATTAAGTTAGTTTGAGTTTGATGCAAAACTCACGAATTAAAAActcaaacataattaaaataaaattgattcgTGATGCAGTTCAATTCATATATACCCCCCTAATTAGGTGGACCTGAGGCAGCTGTCAAAAGGAAAGTAAGTGCCTGTTGAAGACTCACTCACTGATGGGAAACCACAAGAACTGTTGTATGAGAGCCCAACTGTGCTTGATGGACCGAACATAGGCCTAGAGTCCTAGTTGATTCTGATACCTCCAGATGCATCTGCTATCTTCTAACAATACATGAAAAGacaatatctttttttattatatataaaaacttaCTACATCTCCacatatttgaaaatttaacaatcaatttttcacaattttcaaaatattgatTGATTgtcaaacttttgaa
Protein-coding sequences here:
- the LOC101514192 gene encoding peroxidase 7-like produces the protein MSNSYLQLLLVLVIYIISAISAQPHENYDDSVFTLQVPTLEETNLDNLLSFGYYHKSCPQFESILQNKVKEWIKKDYTLAASLLRLHFHDCSVRGCDGSILLKHEGSERTALPSKTLRGYEVIDDIKAEIERQCPKTVSCADILTTAARDATVELGGPYWPVPYGRKDGKVSVDKEAELVPIGHENITSLIEYFQSKGLTVLDLVVLSGAHTIGRTTCGSIQYRLYNYRGTGKPDPTIDPKYLNYLKRKCRWASEYVYLDAITPKTFDREYYLNLKKNMGLLSTDQLLYSDSRTSPFVSAFTTTPSLFQHQFAFSMSKFGVIDVLTDQDEDGEIRTNCNFVNDYSY